In Fusarium falciforme chromosome 13, complete sequence, the genomic stretch TGAGGCTGTCAGAAGGCCCGCCCATCGTTTGTAAATTACCTGTTTCGTCCTGGTCGTCGGCATTTCTCCCAAATCCGGTATAGCTGCACAGCTTCGCTCACAGTCCCCCAGCCAGGACATAGACGAGTCATTGACAACTGTTCGAGAGACGCGGCGGCAGAGTGGAGCTTCAATGTCCACTACAGTTGGACAAATCGGGTCAACGGAAACATTGATTTGGCAAGGTGGGGGGAAGCGCGGGGTCTGGTCAAGCCAAAGAAGTCCAGAGCGGGGATGCTCCAAGTAGGGCCCACAAGCTACGTCAACCACGGCTTGTAGGGGAGCAAGGTTATCTACAAGACCGTCATCTTGAGGGGACTCAGGTCAGAttgctataatataaccggAATTTCCGGCATGTGTCTCGTTATCATCAGTGCCGCTATCCTGCAGACACTTAGCAATCCTAAGCCATTCTATCTTATTGTCATCAACACGTCCTCATCAAGATGTCTTTCAACCCGCTACCTATTATCCAGCCCATCCCAGTTCCCTTGGGTCCTCCCAAGTACGAACTTCTGAGACGCTCTATTCTCGAGGAATTTGCAGCCAAAGTTCCTCCCCATCTCCGTGTCCCTGAAACGTATATCGCGAAACCCCCGAAAAATGTCACTTTCATTCCTCGCGAGTGCGGTATCTTATCGCCGGAAGAGATTGACATCACGGAGAACTACGATGCCACGGCACTTGCTTCTGCTATCGCCTCAAAGAAGCTTAAGGCAGTTTCTGTTGCTACCGCATTTGGAAAACGTGCCATTCTTGCCCATCAAGTCACCTGCTGCTTAACGGAGTGGTTTATGGATGAGGCTATCCAGCAAGCCAAGGCCCTCGACGACTATCTTGAGGCGACAGGCAAGACTGTCGGGCCGTTACATGGTGTTCCGATCAGTATCAAGGAGCATATACCTCTAGCTGGACATTGGTCTTGCGTGGGATTCTTGGATACACGGAcgaaggatgaggaggattgcCATATGACGGCCATCTTGCGACAGGCTGGGGCCGTCTTCTACTGCAAGACGGTACAACCTCAATCCCTCATGCATCTCGAATCCGACTCTATTTATGGTCGCGTCTTGAATCCTCATAATATCAACCTATCGGCCGGCGGGTCTACAGGTGGAGAAGCAGCCTTGATAGCCATGCGAGGGTCGGTCTTGGGAGTCGGCACGGACATCGGCGGGAGCATCCGAGGGCCTTCTGGCTTTTGTGGCATTTATGGCTTCAAACCGAGCTCCTATACTCTCCCTATGAAGGATTTCATTGCTGGCGGATTTGCCGCAGAGCTCAATATCCTCTGTTCTACGGGGCCCATGGCCAACTCATTGAGGGATATGGATCTGTTCATGTCAGTTGTATCCTCTGCGCAACCTCATTTGAAGGACCCTCGACTTGTTCCTATCCCTTGGACCGGCCTTGATACCACCATGAAGGGCCCCCTGAAGATTGGTATTATGGCAAGCGATGGTGTTATTTCTCCGCAGCCGCCTGTCACCAGGGCACTCAGCTGGGCCAGGTCCAAGCTGGAGAATTCGAATCAATTCCAAGTGAAAACATTCGAGCCTTATCAAGTCGAAACAGCTATGGGGAACATCTCACTAACTTATTGGCCTGACGGTGGCAAGGCAGTAAAGGCGCATCTGGAGAAGACTGGGGAGCCCTGTTATCCGCTCACAAAATGGGTGATTCGTGAGGCTGAAGGTCGTGAACTGACAGCGGAGGGAATACTGCAACAGCGAGTAACTCGCGATCAATTTCGCTGCGATTTCGCCGAGTACTGGGAGTCTCAGGATGTGGATGTTGTTCTTTGCCCTGTCTATGTTGGCCCAGCTGCTATCCATGAGACGAGCTTTTTCTGGAACTATACAGCCTTCTGGAACTACGTGGACTACCCCGGGCTTGTTTTCCCTACACAAATCAAAGCTCAAGGGAAAGGGATTGAGAGCTACCTAGCTAGCGATATTACTCCACTGAGCGACAACTGCAAATTTGTCCGGCATTTGTGGGCAAATGGGGATTATGAGGGTGCGCCCATTAATTTGCAGCTGATTGCCAGGAAGTACTACGACAGCGATCTCTTTGCAGCTCTGGGTGCGATTAAAGGAGCGCTCGAGCTGGAAGGCTGAGTTATCCCACACACCCACCGCTTTTCATACACTTAGGGCTTACAAGAGATGAGTCCCCAGGATAGAGTTAAGGTTAAGAAGAGAGCTGCGAGTCTGTGAGATTTTCAGCGCGAAAAACCCGCTTGTTTTTTGCCACTAAAAATGAtaacgtacatgataagTGAGTCGATCAAACAAGCGAGCCGATCGCTTTAGTATTTTCTAGCAGAGAGTACATACAAAAAGTACCTAAAAATTGTTAAGCAGCACTAACAATTTTTAGGTACTTTACCCCTCTATGCCCAGTCAAAAAGTACCAAAGTGATCGGCTCGCTTGTTTGATCGACTCActtatcatgtacgttaTAGAATCAAGTTCTTTAAGGCCTAGATGACCGTGATTTTTGGGATGTCATTTCTGGGTGATACCATTGTCCTGTTCGGCCGTAAGGTTTAGCATGGCGTAAATATTATTCACCTACTTTGCTAAAGAGCAAAGGCCAATCATCAAGCCCCCTCGTCCTTATGATACAGTACATGCCTTGCCAAATTTGCAGTGAACGGCATAGGCACATCATCCCCACATAAATCGATTATGTTGTATGAATAAGAAACCAACGGATTCATCTGTAATATTCTCCACAGGAAGGTATGAGGGTATTCCTGACGCCGGTGATCAGTGACAATGATTGGCACGGGCGATGAGAGGTCTAAGACCATGACAGGGCGGGGTTTGGATCGGGCAGGTCATCCAAGAGTTCTCGATGGTGGCAAGAAAGCGTCTACAGGCACGGAGAAGCAGCTGCCATTAGGGACGACTGATAGgttgaatgaatgaatgaaatTTATTCCGCCCAGGAGGACTGACCTCATAGGGCCAAGTACGCCAAGCTATTTACAGTTCCAAGCTTTCCTGCTCTTCTGTCACGGCCCATGCCGCGATCGAATGCGTGTCGCCACACGGCACGGATCAACGTATTCCGCTCACTCGGTGCGAGTGAGCGGGACCCATTTTCTCACTCCGGGCAAGTGAGAGTGTAACACTATCTCACGATGGGCATCGTGAGATGCTCCCCAGACCCTGCCTATAAAAAACCACACAACATCCCTTAGACAGACACTCTCGCTACCTCAGCTTTCAATACAATTTGATTACTCAAGAATACTTCTTGACATTATCAGACGTGATTCGCCACCCTACGCTCAGTACTACGCCCCGTTAcaactgccaacataaaccaaATCAGGTTACGGTTTACTACGTTGGGAACCTTGACCGTcacatcttcctcatccgcTAGTTAGTCTCGCCTCGCTTAACTCTGTGACAGGCATGCTTGAAGGCCAATTTCTCCAAGTGTTCAGCATCCTATCTTCAGCAGCTAAAGCGTGGTCTACcagcttaaggctatttgGTATTAGTATCGCTAGGTTTAGCCGCTAAATGCTATTAGTTAGTAAGTCATCCAGTCTGGTTTACATCAAGCCTCTTCCTATCCATGACGAACCTAATCGCCGCCCGCACCGCCTGTAGGTTGGGTGCCCATTTTGGGCCATCTAATGCTACCATGCAGTACCCACCTGCCGTACGTACCCACCTACCGTATAGCAAAAAAAAATTTCCCCATACAAAATGCCCAATTTCACTTATAGAGTACGTTGTCAAAATGAAAGATATTTTGATGAGAAAAtgtctattatattaagaattgcatggaatttaatatttccACTTTGCTTCCACAGTGACGCTTGCGGTGTGGTCGCACGGAACTAATATAAAATGTCTCAAAATGCCTCCCTTATCAACCAGCCTCCTCGAAGCTTCATCCAAAACTTTCTCTTCCCCATCTTTCCTTGGTCACCTCAAACATGCCTCAATCATCTTATACGGAGGACGATGTTATCCAGGCCCTACTAGATGTCACAGAAAATGGCCTCTCCCAGAACCAGGCCGCCCAGAAGAACGGCGTGCCTCCGACCACTCTCTCTGACCGATTAAGAGGCCTACCGTCAAAATCCGAGGTCACCCAGCCTGCTCAGCTTTTATCCAAGTCGGAGGAGTCCAGATTGGTTATCTGGATACTTCGACAAGAGGCCTTGGGCTATGCTCCTTCCCACAGTCAAGTTCGCGCCACCGTCGCTGCCCTCTTGAGACAGCAAGGACGGGAAAGGCCTATCGGTGTACACTGGCTAGCCAGGTTTATTAAACGCCATGACGATATCAAGACGAAAGTGGGGAAACGCCAGGAAACTGCAAGGCCCAATTCCTTTACCCCAATGGCCGTCAATTGGTACTTTGATATCCAGGAGAGCGAATATGGCTGGATCAAGCCGGAGAACACGGTTAATGTTGACGAGGGCGGTATCATGGCTGGATTTGGTGAGTATTGATCATTTTTGCTACAAAACTCTCTAATCCACTGAAAAAATAGGCTTGGATTCCTTGGTAATTGGCAGTAGCGATCCTAGGAGGAAGGCCTTCCTCAAGGGCTCGCACTCCCGCACTTGGACTACCTTTATCGAAGCCGTCACCGCAGATGGCCGCCTTCTGAAGCCGGGGGTTATCTTCAAAGGCAAAGAGCTTCTGCAACAGTGGTTTATCGATGAGCTCCGGGGGGTCGCCGACTGGTATTATATCACGTCCGACAACGGCTGGACGGACAACCACATCGCAGTCGAGTGGCTCAAGGAGGTCTATCTGCCTCAAACACAACCAGAGGACGAGTCTGATGCAAGGCTCATCATATTAGATGGCCATGGGAACCATGTATCTGTGAGTATCTACCTGTTCTAGATCGGAAATGCCGCTGACGGCGCTGACTGAAAATCCAGGATGAGTGGATGGCTACGTGCTTTTTGAACAACGTATATTGCTGTTACCTGCCTGCACACTGCTCTCATGGGCTGCAGCCGCTGGATAATGGCGTCTTCAATGTATCCAAGGCTGCCTACCGAAAAGAACTGCAGAAACTCGCCAGCCTGACCGATTCTGCGCCGGTAGACAAGGTCAACTTCATCAAGGCCTATGCCAAGGCCAGGGAAGTGGGTATGACGAAGAAAAATATACTCTCAGGCTGGAGAGTGACTGGAAACTGGCCGATTTCACGGCGGAAAGCGCTCATACATCCTGAGATTCAGccggacaagaaggaaacGACGCCCGGGTCGGACGGCCACCGAGACGGGCAAGTCGACTCTGATAATACGCCAAAGACCAGCCGCCACATCCGAGATCTGGGGAAGAACAAGAGCCCGTCAACAAGAAGGCGCTATTCTGTGATATCGAAAGGGTTTGGAGCTCAAGAGTCAAAGATCGCCTCTCTGAGCACCAGAATAGCCagtctggaggaggaagttggGCGGTTGAGCAGaggcaagaagaggaaggcgaTACCGAATCCCAACAAAAGATTCATGACATTGGCAGAAGCTCTGGTAACTAGTGAGACTATTTCCGAGGCAAAGGAAGCAATTGAAGAGGCGGATGCTGTGGAGGATGTGATCGAGGTGGGAGGGATGGAAGAAGTTGAGAGTTCAAATTCGGAGGAGAAAGAATTAGCTGTGGTACGCACACGCGCAGGGAGTGAAGTCAAAATACCgcgaaaatattaaaatccACTTGGTTCTAAAACGAAATTCGAAAATCATTTCACGGGTTTTATTTTTGGTGAATTTTCAACATATGGTTGAAAAATAGCATTTTGTATGGGggaattttttttttgctgTACGGTAGGTGGGTACGTACGGCAGGTGGGTACTGCATGGTACAATCATGTGCCAAAAGTCTGACAACACCCCACAGTGTGAGGGGTTAAATCGCAAAATCGCTAACGTACTCCACAAGCGAGCCGACCGCACAAGCGAAGCGATCAAAAATCCCTCAACCTCTCCTCTTTTCATTTGATcacttatttcttaaccaCGAAATATGTCACAATTAAATAATGAGGCAAATATCATTCTTGCTCTTCAAGCCCTTCAAAATGACCCAAAACTACGTATATGACCCGCTGCAAGGATCTATAATGTCTATTATACTACTCTTCATGGTCGACTTAACGGCATTCCTGCTCGATGCGATATTATACCGAACTCACGTAAactatctaatctagaggaaCAGATcattatttagtatattcttaacttagattcgCGAGGGTTTCCCCCACGACTCCGTGGTGTGGAAGAAATGGCT encodes the following:
- a CDS encoding Acetamidase, yielding MSFNPLPIIQPIPVPLGPPKYELLRRSILEEFAAKVPPHLRVPETYIAKPPKNVTFIPRECGILSPEEIDITENYDATALASAIASKKLKAVSVATAFGKRAILAHQVTCCLTEWFMDEAIQQAKALDDYLEATGKTVGPLHGVPISIKEHIPLAGHWSCVGFLDTRTKDEEDCHMTAILRQAGAVFYCKTVQPQSLMHLESDSIYGRVLNPHNINLSAGGSTGGEAALIAMRGSVLGVGTDIGGSIRGPSGFCGIYGFKPSSYTLPMKDFIAGGFAAELNILCSTGPMANSLRDMDLFMSVVSSAQPHLKDPRLVPIPWTGLDTTMKGPLKIGIMASDGVISPQPPVTRALSWARSKLENSNQFQVKTFEPYQVETAMGNISLTYWPDGGKAVKAHLEKTGEPCYPLTKWVIREAEGRELTAEGILQQRVTRDQFRCDFAEYWESQDVDVVLCPVYVGPAAIHETSFFWNYTAFWNYVDYPGLVFPTQIKAQGKGIESYLASDITPLSDNCKFVRHLWANGDYEGAPINLQLIARKYYDSDLFAALGAIKGALELEG